From Rhinolophus sinicus isolate RSC01 linkage group LG15, ASM3656204v1, whole genome shotgun sequence, the proteins below share one genomic window:
- the ENPP7 gene encoding ectonucleotide pyrophosphatase/phosphodiesterase family member 7: MSRSAVLLALAWATLLAPGIGAPVQRQGSRNKLLLVSFDGFRWDYEQDVDTPNLDTMALDGVKARYMTPAFVTMTSPCHFTLVTGKYIENHGVVHNMYYNTTSKVKLPYHATLGIQRWWDNGSVPIWITAQRQGLKTGSFFYPGGNVTYQGTAVTLSRKEGILHNYKDEKEWRANIDTVMTWFTKEDLDLVTLYFGEPDSTGHKFGPDSQQRKEMVAQVDRTVGYIRDSIRRSGLERRLNLIITSDHGMTTVHKNASDLVEFHKFPNFTFKDIEFELLDYGPNGMLLPKEGMVDKVYEALKDAHPRLHVYKKESFPKSFHYANNPRITPLLMYSDPGYVIHGRVNVQLNKGEHGFDNNVMDMKTIFRAVGPSFKRGLEVEPFESVHVYALMCKLLGIVPEANDGDLNILLPTLTSETNGHLSTPLPTSHSESVLLPGGRPSLVTGLLAAVILLAKVA; encoded by the exons ATGAGCCGCTCAGCTGTCCTCCTCGCCCTGGCCTGGGCCACCCTCCTGGCTCCTGGGATCGGGGCGCCTGTCCAACGGCAGGGCTCCCGGAACAAGCTGCTTCTCGTGTCCTTCGACGGCTTCCGCTGGGACTACGAGCAGGACGTGGACACCCCCAACCTGGACACCATGGCACTCGACGGGGTGAAAGCGCGCTACATGACCCCGGCCTTTGTCACCATGACCAGCCCCTGCCACTTCACCCTGGTCACTG gcAAATACATCGAGAACCACGGCGTGGTCCACAACATGTACTACAACACCACCAGCAAGGTGAAGCTGCCCTACCATGCCACGCTGGGCATCCAGAGGTGGTGGGACAACGGCAGCGTGCCCATCTGGATCACGGCGCAGAGGCAG GGCTTGAAGACCGGCTCCTTCTTCTACCCTGGCGGTAATGTCACCTACCAAGGCACGGCCGTGACACTGAGCCGGAAGGAAGGAATCCTGCACAACTACAAAGATGAGAAGGAGTGGCGAGCCAACATCGACACCGTGATGACGTGGTTCACGAAGGAGGACCTGGACCTGGTCACACTCTATTTTGGGGAACCAGACTCCACAGGCCACAAGTTCGGCCCCGACTCCCAACAGAGAAAGGAGATGGTGGCGCAGGTGGACAGGACGGTGGGCTACATCCGGGACAGCATCCGGCGCAGTGGCCTCGAGCGCCGGCTCAACCTGATCATCACGTCCGACCACGGCATGACCACTGTCCACAAGAACGCCAGCGACCTGGTGGAATTCCACAAGTTCCCCAACTTCACCTTCAAGGACATTGAGTTCGAGCTCCTGGACTACGGACCAAACGGGATGCTGCTTCCAAAGGAAGGGATGGTAGACAAGGTGTACGAGGCCCTCAAGGATGCCCACCCCAGACTGCACGTCTACAAGAAGGAGTCCTTCCCCAAGTCTTTTCACTACGCCAATAACCCCAGGATCACCCCCCTGCTCATGTACAGTGACCCTGGCTACGTCATCCATGGG AGAGTGAACGTGCAGTTGAACAAAGGAGAGCACGGCTTCGACAACAATGTCATGGATATGAAGACCATCTTCCGGGCTGTGGGCCCCAGCTTTAAGAGGGGTCTGGAGGTGGAGCCCTTCGAGAGTGTCCACGTGTACGCGCTCATGTGCAAGCTGCTGGGCATCGTGCCCGAGGCCAATGATGGGGACCTCAACATCCTGCTGCCCACGCTCACATCCGAGACCAACGGGCACCTCAGCACCCCGCTGCCCACATCCCACTCAG